Proteins found in one Hypericibacter terrae genomic segment:
- a CDS encoding adenylate/guanylate cyclase domain-containing protein, with protein sequence MPEERIQRRLAAILAADVVGYSRMMSEDESGTLAMLKQRRQEVLAPLVSQHGGRIFKLMGDGVLVEFPSVVDAVQCAVDVQKGMAAQNAALPANKQVLLRVGVNLGDVIVEGSDLYGDGVNLASRIEGLAQPGGICLSDTAHHHVASKLSLDYHDMGEQSLKNIAKPVRVYSVGPGAVSAGSDEQPQQRDKPAIVVLPFTNMSGDPEQEFFADGLTEDILTELSRFRELLVISRNTSSRYKGKAVEVKKIAKELGVDYLLEGSVRKVGNRVRITVQLIDAVADRHIWADRYDRDLADIFAMQDEVTSSVVATLPRRVESATRERAANKPTENMAAYECVLTGKLLHHRSNKADNAAALEMLERATKLDPKYAHAHAWLACTLGQSWVNGFCADRDATWNRMLEELQTAYALDSDDSDVHRILAAVSLARDDFDKATYHQERALTLNPNDDLVVVQQGEVLTWLGRPEEGIDWIKKAMRLNPYHPERFWNHLGRAYFVAHRYAEAVDAFKRITALDHTHHAFLAAAHAQMGNQAEMRSHAGDVLSLKPDFTVESYLPTVHYKRPEDRDHHRASLLKAGLPA encoded by the coding sequence ATGCCCGAAGAACGTATTCAACGCCGTCTTGCCGCCATCCTGGCCGCCGATGTGGTCGGCTACAGCCGCATGATGAGCGAGGACGAGTCGGGTACGCTGGCGATGCTCAAACAGCGTCGGCAGGAGGTGCTGGCACCGCTGGTGAGCCAGCATGGCGGCCGGATTTTCAAGCTCATGGGCGACGGGGTGCTGGTGGAATTCCCCAGCGTCGTCGATGCCGTGCAATGCGCGGTGGATGTCCAGAAGGGAATGGCGGCGCAGAATGCGGCGCTGCCGGCGAACAAGCAGGTGCTGCTGCGCGTCGGCGTCAATCTGGGCGACGTCATCGTGGAGGGCAGCGACCTCTATGGCGATGGCGTCAATCTGGCCTCCCGGATCGAGGGCCTGGCCCAGCCCGGCGGCATCTGCCTGTCCGACACGGCGCACCACCATGTCGCCTCCAAGCTGTCCCTCGACTATCACGATATGGGCGAGCAAAGCCTCAAGAACATCGCCAAGCCCGTTCGCGTCTATAGCGTGGGTCCCGGCGCGGTCTCTGCAGGAAGCGACGAACAGCCCCAACAGCGGGACAAGCCGGCCATCGTGGTGCTGCCTTTCACGAATATGAGCGGCGATCCCGAACAGGAGTTCTTTGCCGACGGCCTGACCGAGGACATCCTCACCGAACTCTCGCGCTTCCGCGAGCTTCTCGTCATCTCCCGCAACACGTCGAGCCGATACAAGGGCAAGGCGGTCGAGGTGAAGAAGATCGCCAAGGAGCTGGGGGTGGACTACCTGCTGGAAGGCAGCGTCCGCAAGGTGGGCAACCGGGTGCGCATCACCGTGCAGCTGATCGATGCGGTGGCCGATCGCCATATCTGGGCCGACCGATATGATCGGGATCTGGCGGATATCTTCGCCATGCAGGACGAGGTGACGTCGTCGGTCGTCGCCACATTGCCGCGCCGCGTGGAATCGGCGACGCGCGAACGCGCCGCCAACAAACCGACCGAGAACATGGCGGCTTATGAATGCGTGTTGACGGGAAAGCTGCTCCATCACCGATCGAACAAGGCGGACAATGCAGCAGCCCTGGAGATGCTGGAGCGCGCCACCAAGCTGGACCCCAAATATGCCCATGCCCATGCCTGGCTCGCCTGCACGCTGGGTCAGTCCTGGGTCAACGGCTTCTGTGCCGATCGCGACGCGACCTGGAACAGAATGCTGGAAGAACTGCAGACGGCCTATGCGCTCGACAGCGACGATAGCGACGTGCACCGGATCCTGGCCGCCGTCAGCCTGGCGCGCGACGATTTCGACAAGGCGACCTATCACCAGGAGCGGGCGCTCACCCTGAACCCGAACGACGACCTGGTTGTCGTGCAGCAGGGCGAAGTGCTGACCTGGCTGGGGCGGCCCGAGGAGGGCATCGACTGGATCAAGAAGGCGATGCGCCTCAATCCCTATCACCCCGAGCGCTTCTGGAATCACCTCGGGCGGGCCTATTTCGTCGCCCATCGCTACGCCGAGGCGGTCGACGCCTTCAAGCGCATCACCGCCCTGGATCACACGCATCACGCCTTTCTCGCCGCGGCCCATGCGCAGATGGGCAACCAGGCGGAGATGCGCAGTCACGCCGGCGACGTGCTGTCACTCAAACCGGACTTCACGGTGGAAAGCTATCTTCCGACTGTCCACTACAAGCGCCCGGAAGATCGCGACCATCACCGCGCCAGCCTGCTGAAGGC
- a CDS encoding portal protein: protein MLSERAIQSIIQARLTEALGQDSHALKGARISALQRYRGEPDGREREGHSQVVWRDVAESVDSVMPQLMKIFAGSEQIGQFQPQGPEDEPGAAQATDYVNWIWSSQNNGPMILHHWLKDGLLQRLGVIKVWWDRTERRRRETYRSLTAEELDALEIGEDDRVVWQQERAEDITDPISGQRLTLQVHDLAIDRVEEEGCVRIAAIPPEDFGCDPRAVCDEEMAFAFHRCRKTVSDLIEMGVPKAKALSLQPGDDDLDTEKSARRHPDQDDSAGDGEASLDPAMRSVWVAECYLKLDEDEDGVAEWRKITVAGPSSGVEILFDEEVDGHPFCSWTPFPTPHKLIGESLDDKVGDIQEVKTALMRQVLDNLYLTNNPGLGVTERVNLGDALDREIGGVVRVEDQAGPVGNHIMPITVPFTAGASLSVMEYIDQAKEMRTGVSRMTQGLDVDAINKTATGVNAVTNFSQERMALIARVFAESGLKRAFKKTLELVCKYQDKAKIVRLRNRWVPMDPRAWSDQMDFAVTVGIGTGNKDQMLAHLRAILALQVQAIQFQGGVQGPLVTLPNIHNTLSRLVENAGLKAPELFFVDPAAAAPPAPPAASAPPAPDPRATMLQAQLQIEQARAQGQMQIAAMKVQAEIELDKQKAAAQIEIQRMKAEAEAALARVKAGLEHERKTAELGAEAGLEAAKAALGSGGGELRSVG, encoded by the coding sequence ATGCTCTCCGAACGCGCGATTCAATCGATCATTCAGGCGCGCCTGACCGAGGCGCTGGGGCAGGACTCTCACGCGCTCAAGGGCGCGCGGATTTCGGCGCTGCAGCGCTATCGCGGCGAACCCGACGGGCGCGAGCGCGAGGGGCATTCGCAGGTGGTCTGGCGCGACGTCGCGGAGTCGGTCGATTCCGTGATGCCGCAGCTGATGAAGATCTTCGCCGGCAGCGAGCAGATCGGGCAGTTCCAGCCGCAGGGGCCGGAGGACGAACCCGGTGCGGCGCAGGCGACCGACTATGTGAACTGGATCTGGTCGAGCCAGAACAACGGCCCGATGATCCTGCATCACTGGCTGAAAGATGGGCTGCTGCAGCGCCTCGGCGTCATCAAGGTCTGGTGGGACCGGACCGAGCGGCGCCGGCGCGAGACCTATCGCAGCTTGACGGCGGAGGAGCTCGATGCGCTCGAGATCGGCGAGGACGACCGGGTGGTCTGGCAGCAGGAACGGGCCGAGGACATCACGGATCCGATCTCGGGGCAGAGACTGACCCTGCAGGTCCATGACCTGGCGATCGACCGGGTCGAGGAGGAGGGATGCGTGCGGATCGCCGCGATCCCGCCCGAGGATTTCGGCTGCGACCCACGGGCCGTCTGCGACGAGGAGATGGCGTTCGCGTTCCATCGCTGCCGCAAGACCGTCTCCGACCTGATCGAGATGGGCGTGCCGAAGGCGAAGGCCCTGTCGCTTCAGCCGGGCGACGACGATCTCGATACCGAGAAGTCGGCGCGCCGGCATCCCGACCAGGACGACAGCGCCGGCGATGGCGAGGCGAGCCTCGATCCGGCCATGCGCTCGGTCTGGGTGGCCGAATGCTATCTCAAGCTGGATGAGGACGAGGACGGGGTCGCGGAGTGGCGCAAGATCACGGTCGCGGGGCCCTCCTCCGGCGTCGAGATCCTGTTCGACGAGGAGGTGGACGGCCATCCCTTCTGTTCCTGGACGCCCTTTCCGACGCCGCACAAGCTGATCGGCGAGAGCCTCGACGACAAGGTCGGCGACATCCAGGAGGTCAAGACGGCGCTGATGCGCCAGGTTCTGGACAATCTCTATCTGACGAACAATCCGGGGCTGGGCGTCACGGAGCGGGTCAATCTGGGCGACGCGCTCGACCGCGAGATCGGCGGCGTGGTTCGGGTCGAGGACCAGGCGGGTCCGGTCGGCAATCATATCATGCCGATCACGGTGCCCTTCACGGCGGGCGCCTCGCTCAGCGTGATGGAATATATCGACCAGGCCAAGGAGATGCGCACCGGTGTCAGCCGGATGACGCAGGGACTCGATGTCGACGCCATCAACAAGACCGCGACCGGCGTCAATGCGGTGACGAATTTCAGCCAGGAGCGGATGGCCCTGATCGCGCGGGTGTTCGCCGAGAGCGGGTTGAAGCGCGCCTTCAAGAAGACCCTGGAGCTGGTCTGCAAATATCAGGACAAGGCCAAGATCGTCCGCTTACGCAACCGCTGGGTCCCGATGGACCCGCGCGCCTGGTCGGACCAGATGGATTTCGCCGTGACGGTCGGGATCGGAACCGGCAACAAGGACCAGATGCTGGCGCATCTGCGGGCGATCCTGGCGCTGCAGGTGCAGGCGATCCAGTTCCAGGGCGGGGTGCAGGGACCCCTCGTCACCCTTCCCAACATCCACAACACGTTGTCGCGGCTGGTCGAGAATGCGGGGCTGAAGGCGCCGGAGCTGTTCTTTGTCGATCCGGCGGCCGCAGCGCCGCCGGCACCGCCCGCGGCATCGGCGCCGCCGGCGCCCGATCCGCGCGCGACGATGCTGCAGGCGCAGCTGCAGATCGAGCAGGCGCGGGCCCAAGGCCAGATGCAGATCGCGGCGATGAAGGTGCAGGCGGAGATCGAGCTGGACAAGCAGAAGGCCGCGGCGCAGATCGAGATCCAGCGCATGAAGGCGGAGGCCGAGGCGGCGCTGGCGCGGGTCAAGGCCGGACTCGAGCATGAGCGCAAGACCGCGGAGCTGGGGGCCGAGGCCGGGCTCGAGGCGGCCAAGGCGGCGCTCGGGAGCGGCGGCGGCGAGCTCAGGAGCGTGGGATGA